Genomic window (Melioribacteraceae bacterium):
ACCTAGTTTCAAGGGAGTTGATTACGATTCTATCGGTGAACAGGGGATAACATTAAATATTAAAGAAAAAGTGGCTGCCGTTTAATCGCTGCCATCAAATGAAATCAAGGAGAATTAATTAATGAGTATTCTTGAAATTATAGTAATCTCTCTTATAAAGATTTTAATTGTTGTTTCGCTAATGCTTACAACGGTTGCATATCTAGTTTATTTTGAAAGAAAGATAAGCGCATGGGTTCAAAATAGAAAAGGTCCAAACAGAGTTGGATGGCTTGGTTTGCTTCAACCATTTGCCGATGTTGCAAAATTAGTTTTTAAGGAAGATATTATTCCGGCTAAAGCTAATAAACCGTTACACGCACTCGCCCCATTCATTGCGCTCTTTGTTGCATTCACTACATACGCCGTAATTCCAATTGGACCGGCCATAGACGTATTTGGATATAACATAAATTTAGTTGTAGCTGATGTGAATATTGGAATACTATATGTACTAGCATTTACCTCGATTGGTGTGTATGGAATTACACTTGCAGGCTGGAGTTCAGGAAGTAAATATTCACTTCTTGGTGGAATTCGTTCCTCCGCGCAAATGATCTCCTATGAAGTTTCAATGGGATTTTCGATCGCCGGTGTAATATTAATGTCGGAATCACTCAGTCCGGTTAAAATTGTTGAATCGCAATATGGATTTATGTGGAATGCACTGGTTCAGCCAATTGGATTTATCACATTTTTAGTTTCGGCATTCGCAGAAATTAACCGCCTTCCATTCGATCTTCCCGAAGCAGAACCTGAATTAGTTGGCGGTTATCATACTGAATACAGTTCAATGAAATTTGCCGGATTCTTTTTAGCCGAGTATGCAAACATGATAATTGCTAGCGGTATGATTGTAACATTATATCTTGGTGGCTGGCAGGTTCCATATATCGATAAACTTGGATTGGGAACTACACTTACAACCATTATTCAAGTTGGATCATTCTTCGTAAAAATGGGCGCTTTAATGTTTTTTATAATTTGGGTTCGATGGTCAATCCCCCGATTCAGATATGATCAACTAATGAACTTGGGTTGGAAAGTTATGTTTCCGCTATCACTGTTAAATATTTTATGGGTAGCTCTATTAATTATGATTTTCAATTTATAATTGGTGAAAGGTTTTTATGTCATCTAAGAAAAGAGATAAAGATTTAAATTTATTCGAGAAATTATATATTCCTGAAATAGCCAAAGGGATGGCATTAACTCTAAGGAATATGTTTCGTCCGGCAGTTACAATGGAATATCCCGAAGTCAAATTTGATCCGCCGGCTTCATATAGAGGAAGACCGGTCTTAGTTCAAGAAAATAATGGTCAAGAAAGATGTGTAGCATGCGGATTGTGTTCACGTGTTTGCCCTGCTTTGGCTATTGAAGTTCAAGCCGCCGAAACTGAATATGAAAAAGAAAGATATCCTGAAAAATTTGAAATAAATATGTTGAGATGTATCTTCTGCGGATTCTGCGAGGAAGTTTGCCCCGAGGAAGCAATTGTTATGAGTAAAGATTATGAATTAGTATTCAGCAATCGAAAAGATGCTATTTATGGGAAAGATAAATTGTTAGTCCCGGTAGAAGATTTAAAAGACCGAATTAATTTCTTAAGAAAATTTAAAGGTTAATTTATAATACAATAAAATCTTTGTCTAAATTTTCAATTCATCAAAGTGGGGGAATATGTTTTCAAAAGTATTCACGGGCACGACTTATGGAATTGATTCATTCACGGTAGAAGTAGAAACTCATTTCGAAAAACAAATTCCATCATTCACAATTGTAGGATTACCCGATAATGCGGTAAAAGAGAGTCGTGAGCGGGTTACCGCCGCTATTAAAAATTCTGGTTTTGAATTTCCCCTCAAAAAAGTTACTGTAAACCTTGCCCCCGCAGATATTAAAAAGGAAGGGAGCGCGTTTGATCTTCCAATTGCTGTTGGAATTCTTGCGGCTAATGGTATTATTAATTCTTCAAGTTTGGAGGATACAATAATACTCGGAGAGCTTTCACTCGAGGGAATTCTAAGAAAAGTTAAAGGAGCACTTCCAATCTCATTTGGTTCTCGAAAATCTGGATTTAGAAGAATTATACTGCCAAAGGATTCTTCCAAAGAAGCATCGATAGTAAATAATATTGATGTATACCCGGTTGAAAGATTATCGGAAGTTATCAGTTTTTTAAATGGTGAAAAGCAAATCAACCCTGTATCTACTAATATAAATGAAATATTTAATGAGGTTAATTCGTATACCTTAGATTTTGCTGAAGTAAAAGGGCAGGAAAATGTAAAACGTGCACTTGAAATAGCCGCCGCGGGAGGGCACAATATAATTATGATCGGACCTCCCGGTTCAGGAAAATCGATGCTCGCAAAAAGATTACCAACAATATTACCTCCGCTAACTTTTGAAGAATCACTTGAAACTACAAAAATTCATTCGGTTGCCGGGATATTACCAAAGAATAAAGCATTAATAACTCAAAGACCATTTCGAAATCCCCATCACACAATTAGTGATGCGGCACTAATTGGGGGTGGTTCCTTTCCGCGCCCCGGTGAAGTATCATTTGCGCATCATGGAGTTTTATTTTTGGATGAACTACCTGAATTCAAAAAAAATGTTCTTGAAGTCCTTCGGCAGCCACTCGAAGATTCTCAAGTTACTATAAGCCGATCAAAAATGTCGTTAGAATTTCCAGCAAATTTTATGCTTGCCGCAGCAATGAATCCATGCCCTTGCGGATATTTTACCGATGCGAACAAAGATTGTACCTGCAATACAACCCAAATTCAAAAATATATGGCAAAAATATCGGGGCCATTGTTAGACCGAATAGATATTCATATTGAGGTACCTGCAGTCAAATTCAAAGAGTTGACGAGTAAATCAAGTGGAGAACCCTCTGAGATGATTAGAGAACGGGTAATATCGGCGAGAGTGATTCAATCTAAAAGATTTGTGGGCCGAAAAATGATCTACAAAAATGCCGATATGGGATCAAAAGAAATTGCAGAATACTGCAGATTAGATTTATCCAGTGAAGAATTACTTAAAATGGCGATGACCAAATTAGGGCTTTCAGCAAGAGCTTATGATAGAATACTGAAAGTTGGCAGAACAATCGCGGATCTGGAAAACTCACCCAATATATTAACCCAACACATAAGCGAGGCTATACAATACCGGAGTTTGGATAGGGAACTTTGGCGGCATTGAACTAAAAGCCTAAAAAAAATATTGCTTTTTAAAGTTGAGACCTATATTTTTGTCGCTCGCATAAATTCTTATACATACTGAAAGCGCCTATGGGCGGACGCCGGAGTTGGAGAGCCGGGGCGGACTGTAAATCCGTTGGCATACGCCTTTGGGGGTTCGAATCCCTCGCCGCCCACACTACTCGAATTGATGAAGTAGAATGTCACCAAAAATATTCACACTTCGCCAATTCTTTCTGAAAATAAAATTTTAATAAAACATACAGATTAGTCTGTAGTATGCTTTTTATTTATTGTTTGTATTGCGGGAGTAACTCAGTTGGTAGAGTCACAGCCTTCCAAGCTGTTGGTCGCGGGTTCGAGTCCCGTCTCCCGCTCTATTGCTGATGTAGCTCAGTTGGTAGAGCACTTCCTTGGTAAGGAAGAGGTCACCGGTTCAATCCCGGTCATCAGCTCAAAGCCGTAAAACGGATTAAGTTTAATAAGGAATAGTTAAAATGGCAAAATCAAAAAATATTAGACAAATAATTATTCTTGAGAGTACTGCTAATACTGGATATAGATATTCAACAACCAAGAATAAAAGAAATCATCCTAATCGTGTTGAATTTAAAAAATATGACCCTGTTGCAAAAAAACATGTTGTATTTAAGGAAACTAAATAATACGTCAGTGGCTCAATTGGTAGAGCAGCGGTCTCCAAAACCGCAGGTTGGGGGTTCGAGTCCCTCCTGACGTGCAATGCTTAATTATGGTGATTAAACTATGAAAGAAAAAATTGTAAACTTTGTTAATGATGTGGTTAAGGAAATGAAAAAAGTTACCTGGCCAACTAAGGAAGAACTAAAAGAATCGACATCCATTGTTATCGTCGCATGTTTAATTTTAGCAGTTTTCACCTACATCATTGATATGGGAATTAGCCAAATCTTAAAAGGAATATTCTAGTTTGGAAACTGTAACCGCTAAATGGTACGTTGTAAGAACTTTCTCTGGTCATGAAAATAAGGTGAAGACTCTGATCGAATCCGAATTACGTGATAATGAAGAATTAAAAGCTAGAATCTTCGAAATTTTAGTTCCTACCGAAAAAGTCTTTGAAGTAAAAGATGGTAAGAAAAAGACTAAGAAGAAGAACTTTTTCCCAGGTTACATTTTATTGAATGCGGATTTAGATTTAAGAGTTAAAGATTTTATAGTTAATACCCCATCGGTAATGGGATTTCTCGGTTCACAAAACGTTCCTGTTCCACTCCTTCCTGAAGAAGTTAAAAGAATTGTTGGAAGATTATCTCAAAACGAGGATACCGAAAGAACCGATACGATATTTAGAACCGGCGATTTCGTTAAAATTATAGATGGTCCTTTCAATAATTTCTCCGGCGTTATTCAAGAAGTAAATGAAGAAAAAATGAAAATTAAAGTTATGGTTTCAATTTTTGGAAGAAAAACTCCTGTTGAAATTGATTTTACTCAAGCTGAATTAGAAAAATAAAAGTACAGTAGGTATAAAATGGCAAAGAAAATCGATAGTTATATTAAGTTGCAAGTACCAGGCGGTCAGGCTAATCCTTCTCCTCCAATCGGTCCTGCCCTTGGTCAAAAAGGTGTAAATATCATGGAGTTCTGCAAGCAGTTTAATTCAAGAACTTCCGAAAAACCTGGACTTATAATCCCGGTTGTAATAACTGTATATTCAGATAAATCCTTTACATTTATTACAAAAACTCCTCCAGCTGCAGTGTTACTAAAAAAAGCAGCAAAAGTTGAAAGAGGTTCTGCCGAACCGCATAAAGTAAAAGTAGCAAAAGTTACAAAAGCTCAGGTTAAAGAAATTGCAACCTTGAAAATGCCTGATCTTAATGCTCACGATGTTGAACATGCAATGAGCATGGTAGCAGGTACTGCCAGAAGTATGGGCTTTACAGTAGAAGACTAATTTGTTAAATCAATTTTGTTGGAATGACTATGAACGTTTCAAAAAGAGTGAAATCTATTAATAAAACTGTGAACAAAGACAAAGAATACCGTCTTGAAGAGGCAATTAAAATTCTTAAAGATTGTTCTAAAGTTAAATTTGATGAATCTGTTGATTGCGCTATAAGACTTGGAGTTGATCCTCGACATGCCGATCAAATGATTCGCGGAACAGTTTCTTTGCCACATGGAACCGGTAAAAAAGTTACAGTATTGGTGATTGCAAAAGGAGCCAATGCCGAAACCGCTCTTCAAGCAGGTGCAGAATATGCTGGCTTCGAGGAATACCTTGAAAAAATAAAAGGTGGTTGGGCTGAAGTTGACGTGATTATTGCAACTCCGGATGCGATGGGTGAATTGGGAAAATTAGGCCGCGTGCTTGGTCCTAAAGGATTAATGCCAAACCCGAAAAGTGGTACAGTTACTACCGATGTTGCCAAAGCTGTAAAAGAAGTTAAAGCGGGCAAAATCGAGTTCCGTGTTGAAAAAGCCGGTATTGTACACACTTCATTAGGTAAATTATCTTTTTCAAGTGAGCAATTGGCAGATAACGCGAGAGCTTTCCTTCAAACAATTATGAAGATGAAACCTTCTTCTGCTAAGGGTCAATATGTTAGAAGTTTGTTTATCTCTTCTACGATGGGTCCTGGCTTAAAAATTTCTAAAGACGAAACAGTATTTAGTACAAAATAAATTTTACGCACTCATCCGTAATTTGACGGATAAAAAATGCTTCTACATAATAATGTGTGTTAATTGCATAGGAGAATGATGAAAAGATTAGAAAAAGAAGAGCAGATTGAGCAGATTAAAGAGCTTATTGGTAATTCTTCTGCAATGTTTTTGGTTGATTACCGCGGGGTAAATGTTGCCGATATCAACAAACTTCGCGCCCAATTTCGTAAAGAAGGGGTTACTTATAAAGTCTTTAAAAATACTCTCTTCAAAAAGGCCCTCGAACAATTAGGCGCTTTTGAAAAGTTAAATGAACAGCTTGTTGGAATGATTGGTGTAGCGTTTGCTAATGAAAACTTTGTTGCACCGGCTAAAATCATTAAAAAATATAATGAAGAAGCAAAAAAACTCCAATTTAAAGGCTGTTACCTCGAAACAACGTTCTACGGAGCTGAACAATTAGAAGCAATAGCTTCAATGCCAACTAAAGAAGAAATTATGTCTGGTATTGTTGGTAGTATTGCCGCTCCGGCTTCAGGAATTGTTGGTGCTATAAATGCAGTTATAAGAGATTTAGTCAGCGTTATCGATGAAGTCGCAAAGAAAAAAGCTGCATAAAAATTTGAATTATTAATAAAGAAACAGGAGAAATAATAAAATGTCAGAGAAAATTGTTGAAATCGTAGAAAAAATTAAAGCGCTTACACTTGTTGAAGCTTCAGAATTAAAAAAAGCATTAGAAGATGAATTTGGTGTTACTGCTGCCGCTCCAGTTGTAGTTGCCGGTGCTGCAGCTCCGGGTGCAGCTGCCGCTCCAGTCGAAGAACAGACTGAATTTGATGTTATTCTTCAAGCTGCTGGCGCAACAAAAATTAATGTTATTAAAGTTGTTCGCGCTCATACTGGTTTAGGACTTAAAGAAGCAAAAGATTTAGTTGACGGTGCTCCAAAAGCAGTTAAAGAAGCTATCTCTAAAGATGAAGCTGAAAAAATCAAAAAAGAATTAGAAGAAGCCGGCGCAACTGTTCAGGTTAAGTAATTAAATCATTAGCCAGTTTATTAGAATTAAATTAAGTGGTAAGAGGGTGAAAACCGTCTTGCCACTTTCTTTCATTATTATGAAGGAATAAAATTAACCACATCGGAGGTTAGGGTTGGAAAAATCAAAAATCAATAAGAGCACAGGTAGAATTACTTTTGCCTCTATTTTTTCTTCAATGAAGATGCCTGATTTGCTTAATATTCAGTTAGATTCATTCGAGGAATTTCTTCAATTAAAGGTAAATCCATCATTAAGAGAAAATGTTGGTTTACAAGCAGTTTTCAATGCAAATTTCCCCATCCTTGACAATAAAGAATTTTACAGACTAGATTTTATCGAGTATTATATTGAAAAACCAAGATTCTCAATTCCTGAATGCGAAGAAAGAGGATTAACCTATTCGGCTCCTTTAAAAGCTAAATTGCGTTTATCAACAAAAGATGATGAAACCGGTGAATATGTAAATTCAGTTGAACAAGAAGTTTACCTTGGTAATTTACCATTTATGACACGGCGCGGAACATTTATTATCAATGGCGCCGAGAGAGTTATTGTAAGCCAATTGCACCGTTCTCCCGGTGTTGCTTTCGCTCAAACTTTCCATCCAAATGGTACCCCAATTTATTCTGCGAGAATTATTCCTTTTAGAGGTTCTTGGGTAGAATTTGCTACCGATATAAATAACATAATGTACGTTTATATCGATAGACGAAAAAAATTCCCGGCTTCAACATTGTTGCGAGCTCTGGGTTACGAAACCGAAGAACAAATTCTTAACTTATTCGATTTGATCGAAGAAGTCGCTGTTAAACAAATAAACGCCGATACTCACTCGGGTAGAATTGTAGCTAATGATGTTATTGATCATCAAACCGGTGAAATTTACGCTACTAAAGATTCTGAATTAACTGAAGAAATAATAGATAATATTAAAGCCTCCGCTGTTACAACTGTTCAATTGATTAGTCTCGAAACTTCTTACGAACAGGACTTAGTGATTAATACTCTTAAAAAAGATACATCAACCAACAAAGATGAAGCTCTCTACGCAATTTATCGTCAACTCCGATCCAGCGAAGCTCCTGATATTGATACCGCGGTTGGTTTAATTGAAAAACTTTTCTTTAATGATAAAAGATATGATTTGGGTGACGTTGGCCGTTTTAGAATGAACGATCGCCTTAACCTAAATGTACCCGATAATGTAAAAGTATTAACCCCTGAAGATATAATTGCCATCATGAAAAACATTATCAAGTTAAAAAATGGTAATGTGAATGTGGATGATATAGACCATTTAGGAAATAGAAGAGTGAGAACTGTTGGTGAACAACTTCAACAGCAGTATAATGTTGGTTTAGCAAGAATGGCGCGCACTATTAAAGAAAGAATGAATATGCGCGATAACGAAAACATGCAGCCGCAAGATTTAGTTAATGCAAGAACAATTACATCAGTAATTAACGCGTTCTTCGGTACCAATCAGTTGTCACAGTTTATGGATCAAACAAACCCGCTTTCAGAATTGACCCATAAGAGAAGAATTTCAGCTCTCGGACCAGGGGGCTTAACTCGTGAACGCGCCGGATTTGAAGTCCGTGACGTGCACCATTCACATTATGGACGCCTCTGCCCAATTGAAACACCCGAAGGTCCAAACATCGGTCTTATTTCTTCTCTAACTATTTACGCACGGGTTAACAATTATGGATTCTTAGAAACTCCTTATCGCAAAGTTAAAGATGGTAAAGTTTCTAATAATGTAGATTATTTAAGCGCAGATCAGGAAGATGAATTTATTATTGCTCAGGCAAACGCACCTATTGATGAGCAGGGAAGATACGTACTCGAAAGAGTAAAATGTAGAGCTAAAGGTGAATTCCCGATAGTTGTTCCTTCCGAAGTACATTATATGGATGTTGCTCCTACTCAAATTGTATCGGCTGCTGCTGCATTAATTCCATTTCTTGAGCATGATGACGCTAACCGCGCTCTCATGGGTTCTAACATGCAGCGTCAAGCTGTTCCACTTTTAGTTCCTGAAGCTCCTGTTGTTGGAACCGGAATGGAATATAAAATAGCCCGTGATTCACGTTCAATAGTTATTGCAGAAGATAATGGTGTAATTGAATACGCTGACTCCAAAAGAGTGATTGTTAGATATGATGTTGATGAAGATGCTCCTGAAACTCTAGTTAGTTTTGATGATGAAAAAATAGTTACTTATGAGATGAGTAAGTTTGCCGGTACTAACCAGGAAACCTGCTTTAATCAGAAACCAATTGTGATAACTGGTCAAAGAATTAAAAAAGGTGATGTACTCGCCGATGGACCTGCAATCGAAAAAGGTGAATTGGCGCTCGGCAGAAATGTATCTGTTGCATTCATGCCTTGGCGTGGTTATAACTTTGAAGATGCTATTGTTTTAAGTGAAAGACTTGTTGCTGATGATGTTTTCACTTCAATTCATATTGAAGAATTTGAATTACAAGTGAGAGAAACAAAACGGGGTGAAGAAGAACTAACTAGAGATATTCCAAACGTTAGTGAAGAAGCTACAAAAGATCTCGATGAGAATGGTATTGTTAGAGAAGGTGCTGAGGTTAAAGAAGGTGATATTCTGATTGGAAAAATTACTCCTAAAGGAGAAACCGATCCAACACCGGAAGAAAAATTGCTTAAAGCAATATTTGGTGATAAAGCCGGTGATGTTAAAGATGCATCCTTGAAAGCCCCTCCAGGATTAAAAGGTGTTGTTATTAAAACCAGATTATTTAGCCGTAAAAGAAAGGATGCTGATTCTAAAAAAGTTGAAAAGAAACAGATGGATCAGCTTGAAAATTCTTATTTAAAAAGTAAAGAAGAACACTATAATAAACTTGTAACAAAATTAACTCGTATTACCGAAGGAAAAACATCCTCAGGTGTTCGTGATCTAGATGGCTCTGTTGTTTTAAGAAGCGGCACAACAATCAAAGAAGAAACGTTTTCTAATATTGAAGATGTTACAAAATTAGATTATACACGCGACTGGTTCGAAAAG
Coding sequences:
- the nuoH gene encoding NADH-quinone oxidoreductase subunit NuoH, with protein sequence MSILEIIVISLIKILIVVSLMLTTVAYLVYFERKISAWVQNRKGPNRVGWLGLLQPFADVAKLVFKEDIIPAKANKPLHALAPFIALFVAFTTYAVIPIGPAIDVFGYNINLVVADVNIGILYVLAFTSIGVYGITLAGWSSGSKYSLLGGIRSSAQMISYEVSMGFSIAGVILMSESLSPVKIVESQYGFMWNALVQPIGFITFLVSAFAEINRLPFDLPEAEPELVGGYHTEYSSMKFAGFFLAEYANMIIASGMIVTLYLGGWQVPYIDKLGLGTTLTTIIQVGSFFVKMGALMFFIIWVRWSIPRFRYDQLMNLGWKVMFPLSLLNILWVALLIMIFNL
- the nuoI gene encoding NADH-quinone oxidoreductase subunit NuoI, producing MSSKKRDKDLNLFEKLYIPEIAKGMALTLRNMFRPAVTMEYPEVKFDPPASYRGRPVLVQENNGQERCVACGLCSRVCPALAIEVQAAETEYEKERYPEKFEINMLRCIFCGFCEEVCPEEAIVMSKDYELVFSNRKDAIYGKDKLLVPVEDLKDRINFLRKFKG
- a CDS encoding YifB family Mg chelatase-like AAA ATPase, giving the protein MFSKVFTGTTYGIDSFTVEVETHFEKQIPSFTIVGLPDNAVKESRERVTAAIKNSGFEFPLKKVTVNLAPADIKKEGSAFDLPIAVGILAANGIINSSSLEDTIILGELSLEGILRKVKGALPISFGSRKSGFRRIILPKDSSKEASIVNNIDVYPVERLSEVISFLNGEKQINPVSTNINEIFNEVNSYTLDFAEVKGQENVKRALEIAAAGGHNIIMIGPPGSGKSMLAKRLPTILPPLTFEESLETTKIHSVAGILPKNKALITQRPFRNPHHTISDAALIGGGSFPRPGEVSFAHHGVLFLDELPEFKKNVLEVLRQPLEDSQVTISRSKMSLEFPANFMLAAAMNPCPCGYFTDANKDCTCNTTQIQKYMAKISGPLLDRIDIHIEVPAVKFKELTSKSSGEPSEMIRERVISARVIQSKRFVGRKMIYKNADMGSKEIAEYCRLDLSSEELLKMAMTKLGLSARAYDRILKVGRTIADLENSPNILTQHISEAIQYRSLDRELWRH
- the rpmG gene encoding 50S ribosomal protein L33, encoding MAKSKNIRQIIILESTANTGYRYSTTKNKRNHPNRVEFKKYDPVAKKHVVFKETK
- the secE gene encoding preprotein translocase subunit SecE — protein: MKEKIVNFVNDVVKEMKKVTWPTKEELKESTSIVIVACLILAVFTYIIDMGISQILKGIF
- the nusG gene encoding transcription termination/antitermination factor NusG, which encodes METVTAKWYVVRTFSGHENKVKTLIESELRDNEELKARIFEILVPTEKVFEVKDGKKKTKKKNFFPGYILLNADLDLRVKDFIVNTPSVMGFLGSQNVPVPLLPEEVKRIVGRLSQNEDTERTDTIFRTGDFVKIIDGPFNNFSGVIQEVNEEKMKIKVMVSIFGRKTPVEIDFTQAELEK
- the rplK gene encoding 50S ribosomal protein L11, which codes for MAKKIDSYIKLQVPGGQANPSPPIGPALGQKGVNIMEFCKQFNSRTSEKPGLIIPVVITVYSDKSFTFITKTPPAAVLLKKAAKVERGSAEPHKVKVAKVTKAQVKEIATLKMPDLNAHDVEHAMSMVAGTARSMGFTVED
- the rplA gene encoding 50S ribosomal protein L1, producing MNVSKRVKSINKTVNKDKEYRLEEAIKILKDCSKVKFDESVDCAIRLGVDPRHADQMIRGTVSLPHGTGKKVTVLVIAKGANAETALQAGAEYAGFEEYLEKIKGGWAEVDVIIATPDAMGELGKLGRVLGPKGLMPNPKSGTVTTDVAKAVKEVKAGKIEFRVEKAGIVHTSLGKLSFSSEQLADNARAFLQTIMKMKPSSAKGQYVRSLFISSTMGPGLKISKDETVFSTK
- the rplJ gene encoding 50S ribosomal protein L10 translates to MKRLEKEEQIEQIKELIGNSSAMFLVDYRGVNVADINKLRAQFRKEGVTYKVFKNTLFKKALEQLGAFEKLNEQLVGMIGVAFANENFVAPAKIIKKYNEEAKKLQFKGCYLETTFYGAEQLEAIASMPTKEEIMSGIVGSIAAPASGIVGAINAVIRDLVSVIDEVAKKKAA
- the rplL gene encoding 50S ribosomal protein L7/L12, producing the protein MSEKIVEIVEKIKALTLVEASELKKALEDEFGVTAAAPVVVAGAAAPGAAAAPVEEQTEFDVILQAAGATKINVIKVVRAHTGLGLKEAKDLVDGAPKAVKEAISKDEAEKIKKELEEAGATVQVK
- the rpoB gene encoding DNA-directed RNA polymerase subunit beta — protein: MEKSKINKSTGRITFASIFSSMKMPDLLNIQLDSFEEFLQLKVNPSLRENVGLQAVFNANFPILDNKEFYRLDFIEYYIEKPRFSIPECEERGLTYSAPLKAKLRLSTKDDETGEYVNSVEQEVYLGNLPFMTRRGTFIINGAERVIVSQLHRSPGVAFAQTFHPNGTPIYSARIIPFRGSWVEFATDINNIMYVYIDRRKKFPASTLLRALGYETEEQILNLFDLIEEVAVKQINADTHSGRIVANDVIDHQTGEIYATKDSELTEEIIDNIKASAVTTVQLISLETSYEQDLVINTLKKDTSTNKDEALYAIYRQLRSSEAPDIDTAVGLIEKLFFNDKRYDLGDVGRFRMNDRLNLNVPDNVKVLTPEDIIAIMKNIIKLKNGNVNVDDIDHLGNRRVRTVGEQLQQQYNVGLARMARTIKERMNMRDNENMQPQDLVNARTITSVINAFFGTNQLSQFMDQTNPLSELTHKRRISALGPGGLTRERAGFEVRDVHHSHYGRLCPIETPEGPNIGLISSLTIYARVNNYGFLETPYRKVKDGKVSNNVDYLSADQEDEFIIAQANAPIDEQGRYVLERVKCRAKGEFPIVVPSEVHYMDVAPTQIVSAAAALIPFLEHDDANRALMGSNMQRQAVPLLVPEAPVVGTGMEYKIARDSRSIVIAEDNGVIEYADSKRVIVRYDVDEDAPETLVSFDDEKIVTYEMSKFAGTNQETCFNQKPIVITGQRIKKGDVLADGPAIEKGELALGRNVSVAFMPWRGYNFEDAIVLSERLVADDVFTSIHIEEFELQVRETKRGEEELTRDIPNVSEEATKDLDENGIVREGAEVKEGDILIGKITPKGETDPTPEEKLLKAIFGDKAGDVKDASLKAPPGLKGVVIKTRLFSRKRKDADSKKVEKKQMDQLENSYLKSKEEHYNKLVTKLTRITEGKTSSGVRDLDGSVVLRSGTTIKEETFSNIEDVTKLDYTRDWFEKKNINEQIKTLFSNYFTILADIEEDYKREKLKIQSGDELPPGITQLAKVYVAKKRKISVGDKMAGRHGNKGVVAKVVPLEDMPYHEDGTPVDIVLNPLGVPSRMNIGQLYETALGWVGKKLGVKFETPIFDSARVSEVEDWIKKAEIDEGSKTWLYNGRTGEKFHQKVTTGYIYMMKLGHMVDDKIHARSIGPYSLITQQPLGGKAQFGGQRFGEMEVWALEGYGAAHVLQEVLTVKSDDVTGRAKTYEAIVKGENIPEPNIPEAFNVMIKELQGLGLDIKIN